The Anaerolineales bacterium region TCACGATCCCAGTAGGCGAAGTGTTTGGCCTGCTGGGGCCGAACGGCGCCGGCAAAACCACCACCATTCGCATGCTGGCGGCACTGATCGCACCGACTGAAGGGGAAGCATGGGTGGCGGGCCACCGCCTGGGCGAAGACAACACTGAGCTGCGCAAGCACATCGGCATCCTTACCGAGACGCCGGGTATGTATGAGCAACTGAGCGCCGAGCGCAATCTGGACTTCTTCGCCAAGATGTACGAGGTCGAAGACATCCCCGGCCAGGTGGAGCGCTATTTGCGCATGCTGGGCTTGTGGGGTCGCCGCCACGAAGCCGTGGGCGGTTTTTCCAAGGGCATGCGCCAAAAGCTAGCCATCGCCCGCGCCCTGCTCCACGAGCCGAAGGTGATCTTCTTTGATGAGCCGACCAGCGGCCTGGATCCTGAAGCTTCACGGGTGGTGCGTGACTTTATTGAGGAGCTGCGCGGCGAGGGCCGCACCATCATCGTTACCACTCACAACCTGGACGAGGCGGACCGCTTGTGCGACCGCATCGCCGTCTTCAAATCCAAGCTGCTGGCGGTGGACACGCCAAACAGTTTGCGACGCAAACTGTTTGGCCGCTCGGTAGTCTTCCATCTCGCTGCGGCCAAAGAGGCCTTTGCCAACGCGCTGCGCCAAAAAAGCTACGTGCACGAAGCGAATTTGCGCGGCGACAAGATCGTGGTCAAGCTGGATGACCCCGAAGCGCACAATCCCGAACTGCTGCGCGAGCTGATCGGCCTGGGTGCCGACGTGCAGTTTGTGGGCGAGATCCGCCAAAGCCTGGAAGATGTGTACTTTCAGCTACTGGGCGCCCAGGCCCAGCCAGAGGCGGCCACATGAAGAAGATAGGCGTACTGATCGCCAAAGAATGGGCGGAAGTGTTCCGCAACAAACTGGTGATCTTCAGCGTGGTCTTCATGCCGCTGGTCTTTGCAGTCATCCCACTCGGCATGCTTTACACCACCATAGGCGCGGATCTGAGCGCGGTGCAATCGGAGTTTGGGCCGCTGTTGGCGGCGCTCAACACCGCATGCGGCCCGCTGGAAGGCATCCAGTGTACGCAGCTGATCCTGCTGCAGCAGTTCCTGGTGCTGTTCCTGCTCATGCCCGCCATCATCCCGATCACCATCGCTTCCTACAGCATTGTGGGCGAGAAGACCACGCGCACCCTGGAGCCACTGTTGGCCACTCCGATCACTACCGGCGAGCTGTTAGCAGGCAAGGCCTTTGCAGCGGCGCTGCCGGCGTTGTTGGCAAGCCTGGGCAGTTTCACCATCTTTGCAATTGGCACCGGCATATTGGCGGGCAGCGAAGTGGCGGCGCGTCTGCTTTCGCCGCTGTGGCTGCTAGGAATTTTTGTGGTCGGCCCCCTGCTTTCGGTCACCGGGGTAAGCCTGGCGATCATGATCTCTTCACGGGTCAATGACCCGCGCGCCGCGGAACAGCTGGCCGCCCTGCTGATCTTGCCGGTGATGGCCCTATTCCTGGGCCAGATGTTCGGGGCAGTAACGTTGAACCAAACGCTGTTACTAAGCATCGCCGGCGCGTTGGTATTCGTTGATCTGGCGCTGTTATATTTTGCGATCCGTTTGTTTCAACGCGAAACCATATTGACGCGTTGGAGGTAATGAATGAAGAAGCTTGCTTTGATCTTTGCAGCTACCGCCCTGTTCCTTGTTGTCACGCCAGCGCGCGCGCAGGAGACTGGCCTGATACTCAGCATGAGCCGCGATTTTGGCTACGCTGGTTTCGGTAGTGACATCGAGGGCTTGTTCAGCCTGCGCGCCAGCGGCCCTAGCGATCTGCAGCGCGTGGATTTTTACATTGAGGATGAGTTGATCGGCAGCGTCGCCGAGGAACCTTATCGGGTTCAGTTCACCACGAAAGACTATGAGCCCGGTGAGCGCACGATGTACGCACTGGGCTACCTGAGCGATGGCAGCCAGCTGCGCTCGAACGAGTTCACGCGCATTTTTCTTTCCGCCGAGCAGGCGCGCGGCAAGATGCTTGAGTTGGTGTTTCCGATCCTTGGCATCGTGCTGGTGGTGACGCTAGTGACCACTGTCGTACCGGCTCTGTTTGGCCGCGGCAAACCGGTGCGCGGCAAATATGGCATGAGTGGCGGTGCGGTTTGCCCCAAGTGCGACTTGCCGTTCCCGCTGCGCTTCTTCAGCTTCAATATGGGCGCCCGTAAGTTTGAGCGCTGCCCGCATTGCGGCAAGTGGTCCATGGTGCGCCGAGCCAGCAAAGAGGACCTGGCGGCCGCGGAGGCACGCTGGGCTGCACTGGATGCGCCTGGGCAACCCGCACCGCGCGACAGCCGGCAGGATGAACAAATAGACAACAGTCGATATGAGAATTGATTATTCAAAAACAAAAAAAAGACCTGCGTTGCAGGTCTTTTTTTATTCGAGCGGCAATTGGGTTTGGCGCGGGGCGGATCGTAGCGCCTCGCGTATCAGTTGCTCCACGTGCGCTTGCGCTTGCGGGCTGCTAACAATATCCAGCTCATCGGTGGCAATGCGCAGTACGGGGACCCCCTTTATATAGTCGTCAAAGAAGCCTTCATAAGCCTGGTTGAGCGTGTCGATGTACGCTCGCTCCATCTGGCGTTCGTAGGGGCGGTCACGGCGGGCAATGCGTTGCATGAGCACATCTGTGGAGGCTTGCAGGTATACGATGAGCTCCGGCAGCTGGATCTTCTCAGCCAGCGCATCATGCACGTTGTAGTACATCTCCAGCTCATCGCCCACCAGGTTGATGCGCGCGAACAAGGCATCTTTGGCAAAGGTGTAATCCGTAATCAGGTTCTTGCCCTGATTCAGAATGTCAGGCGCAAAACGGTTCTGCTGATGATAGCGGCTGAGCAGAAAGAAGATCTGGGTCTGAAAAGCATAGCGCGCTCGATCACCATAGAAATCTGACAAAAACGGGTTTTCGTCAAAGACTTCGAGGCGCAGCTCAGCCTCAAAACGCTCCTGCAGCAGGCGCGCCAAGGTGGTCTTCCCCACCCCGATCACGCCCTCGATCGCAATGTACATAACGGGAATTCTTATACCAGTGCGAGCAAGGCTTATCAAGCAACTTGATATTAACAATTACGCGGGCGCGCTTTTTGTGCAAAAAAGGCAGGCTTGCTCTATAGTTTAGGCGGAGAATAAGGAACGACCCATGAGACGAACTTTGCCTTTGTTGGCAGCCGTGAGCTTGCTATTGAGTGCGTGCGCGCTGCCATTTGCGCCCGCCCCTACCGCCACCGAAACCCCGCTGCCCCCGCCCAGCGAAACGCCAACGCTGGCAGCCACGGCCACCGAGACTCCTCTGCCTACCAACACCTTGGAGCCAACCGAGACCCTGCCGCCTACGGA contains the following coding sequences:
- a CDS encoding ABC transporter permease subunit, with product MKKIGVLIAKEWAEVFRNKLVIFSVVFMPLVFAVIPLGMLYTTIGADLSAVQSEFGPLLAALNTACGPLEGIQCTQLILLQQFLVLFLLMPAIIPITIASYSIVGEKTTRTLEPLLATPITTGELLAGKAFAAALPALLASLGSFTIFAIGTGILAGSEVAARLLSPLWLLGIFVVGPLLSVTGVSLAIMISSRVNDPRAAEQLAALLILPVMALFLGQMFGAVTLNQTLLLSIAGALVFVDLALLYFAIRLFQRETILTRWR
- a CDS encoding deoxynucleoside kinase produces the protein MYIAIEGVIGVGKTTLARLLQERFEAELRLEVFDENPFLSDFYGDRARYAFQTQIFFLLSRYHQQNRFAPDILNQGKNLITDYTFAKDALFARINLVGDELEMYYNVHDALAEKIQLPELIVYLQASTDVLMQRIARRDRPYERQMERAYIDTLNQAYEGFFDDYIKGVPVLRIATDELDIVSSPQAQAHVEQLIREALRSAPRQTQLPLE